In the genome of Cryptococcus tetragattii IND107 chromosome 4 map unlocalized Ctg15, whole genome shotgun sequence, the window TACAAGAGGGAAAATGGTGCGCAACCCAGCAGGACAGAGTTGTAGAGCAGAGGAACTTTATCAAAGACGGACAAAGGAACGAGAGGCGGCGTTGGGACATATGGATCCCATGGCTGGAGGTAGACCAGTGTATAATGAGGTAGGAGATAAGCCACCAACATTTGGTGCggcgacgaagaagagacttTTCAGGATGAAAGAACCCGAAAGGTCTATCGAATGGTGAGTCAGAAATTATTGTACACCACTTGAAGATGTCCAAAAAGTTGATTTTGTACGAAGGATGCACCAGTCATTCGTCTACTCATCCACAGCGCAAGTTCTCCAAGTGACGTTCTGGCATGCCTACCGAGATTTCTTCACTAATCCAGCTTGCGTGGAACCAATGTTGAGCGCTTCCGATGTGATCAAGAATGTCACTGCAGCGTTCCCTGGGGCGAGTGCAAAAGTATGGACCGATGCGACTGGTGCGCAAAAGTTTGTGATCGCTGGTGTCGGGTTCAGGAAGCGGTCAGGTACGTGCAGACTTGGAAGCTTTTTTTTGGATAAACAATCGAATTGCTAATAAGAATACAACACAGACGACGATGAAAGGTTTACATGTTACTGGCACGCATGTCCCCAACGACACTCGGCCACCAACCCCGTCCAATTACTTGAACACATCCGCAActaccatctccaaccctTTTCCGCACCCCGATGCCAATGGGGCTCATGCGATCACAGCCTCTGCACAtactctcatctcctcacACATATTCCCCTTGGCcaacctccatcctccatttccatccctGATGCCATTTCTTGCCATATTGCAGACCATAGTAGCTCCATCTTGCAGCGCAAGATCACTAACCGTACTGTCCCGCCTTTATCCAACGTTCGTCTAGCCGTTCAAGGAGCATTTACTCCTGTCGACGCTCGTCGACAACCTACCGGCGCAGCCTTCCTCGCGGCGTTACTTATCCGTAATCTTGCCCGTACCCTACGTGCCGAAATCTCACTCGCCTTGCCAGATTCGTCTCATGCCCAAACGCAAGAAGCGGCAGATGAAGCCcaggcgaggaagagacacCTCCtggaagagagatatgGATTGCCCATCCCGGATTCAgtgttgaaagaagaagaagaggagcaggcGAATATGCAGCAAGGTCAAGAACTGGATatgagcgaggaagagagggagagagcgAAGAGATCGTTTGAGAatgtggaggagaggatcATGAAGGTCATGTTGGAGAATGTTAGTGGGATAACGCAGTATCTTGGCGACGCGCTTGGGCTGTAGAAAACAGAGTCGGCGATAAAGTGGTAGGAGCTTGGGTATTCCAGGGCATGTCTCAATTGGGTCTTCACAGTTTGAGCTGTGTAATGCATAATCCAGCATATTTTTTATACAACCTTTGTGAATACTATAAGTCTCGATGGTTTTAGAGCTTTGCCTTTATGGGCAAGACGGCGACACATTCAATCTCAACATCCGTACCTTTTGGTAAAGATGCGACACCAATACAGCTTCGAGCAGGGGCAGGGCTCGGGATACGTTTGGAATAGGCTTCGTTAAGCTCGGCGAACGAGTCGTATGATGTGATCTATTGTTTTGAGCATATTGGAAATATGGTCAGtcaaaaaagagaaacagGAGCGGAACGGACGCACAAAGATAGTGAATTTGACGGTATGTTTCAAACTTGTTCCGTGTGCTTTGAGGACTGCATCGAGGTTGTCCATAATTTGGTTCTACACCAATATACAGCAGTCAGTCTACAAGATATGCCAGTATATCCCCATCCTATCTCCTCTGCGGATCAAAGAACGATTGCGATGAGTTGCTAGCTGAGAAGTCAATGGTAAAAAGAGGCGATACGTACAACGCGGTTAGTGATAGGCCCCTTGACTAGCTCGCCATCAGGGCCGGCACCGATTTGCCCCGAGGTGTAGACAAATCCGTTGGAGATGATTGCGGGGCCTACATATTTGGATTTATTcaggagaggagggtttGACAGTTTGATTATCAGTGCCAGACTGCAGCgggaggggatgaagacgagatgacgaggaaaaaAACAGAGAAAAGGGTGAAACATACAGAAAACGGGAAGGGGGGGTGCGATACCCTCGACTTTGTTGGCAATTCTTTGGCTGGTGGACATTACTTCGAGAAATGTAGGTAATAATCGATTGATTTACTGGTAgtaagggagaagagaatgtcAGATATGCACCAAGTGAATTTTTCTAGGACTGTTAGCAATAAAAGGTGCGGATTGCGAGGTATGGTGATTTCGGTTCTTCGGTTCTTCGGTCGTCTCATTTTCAACAAGTCGCCGGTCCGCTTTTTTCCTTATCACTCCTGCCGGCTTAGTACGTACGTGACAAATGTGGTTTGCTTGACCTTCCCTTTCGCTTAGACACCCCTATTCATAGGACATGTATGCAAAGACGACAGTGGTTACAAATCTAATAAAAGCTTGTACATGCATAGTCTACATGGTGCCCTGCCAAAATTCGTCCGTGTTATTAAGTCGCCCATCGTTGAAAAATCAGACTGGGTATACATATTTGAAATGAATATGAAGAGAGAATTATTGCACTGAATAGAGGATCAGTATCCGATAAAGTCTTAGGGGTAAAAGACAACTTACAAAGAGGGTCTCGGAAGTCTACAACGgaagaataaaaaaatTAGCATTTAACTTCGCATTTGAAAACGGCAAACTCACGTTTTTGGCTGTTGTGAATGTAACCGATTTTGGTCTTGAACTGTTCTCTCTTCGTTTGGTCCTGGAAATTCCTTCCTTGTTTCTTTGCCCACTTGGCCTCACCCGCattcctcgccttcatcaACTGCTGGCCTCTACCAAACGCGCCGTGGCCACCGGCAACGGGTACAAGCGCAAGAGAAGGGTCTGCAAGCTTCTTTCTTACAAGTGCAACTTTGAGGGCAGATTGATCGACGTCAGATCCGTCCGAAGGGCGGTACCGCTGGTCATAATAGACTTTAAGGGAACGATGCCCGAGTATACGACCTGAGGGAAGGACGAGGGAAAGACCGTCAGCGGCCAATGCGACACTGGCCTTTTTAGGTCTTTGAGGTCTGTCTGAGACGTCCATaacctcttcatctgatccgatctcttctccatcctcatcctcccagTCCTCGTCATCACTGTCACCTTGAAAATCGTAGAAGTCGGCCAACTCTGCACGATCTTCGCCCGTCTCGTACGCAAGCTTGCAGTGGTTTTTGTCAATCATGTGTTTTCGTACAGCTTCCAAACTGCCGAATTCCTTGCCGCCGTTAGGGCAGAAGAGACAAAGATTACCGATAGCTACCTTTTCGCCGAGGTATGAAAGGAGGCCGGAGAGGTCGATTAGGATTTCTCTGTCGGGAATGAAGAAACTGTGGATACTCGCCATGTGACCGACGTTTTCGTCGACAGTTTCAGAACGGCGGGTACAGAAAAGACAGTCTGCCGGTTTTATACGTCGTCGGAGATTGGCCATCTTTTGCTCAAAGtcaccctcttcatcgttcTCGCCGTCAACATCCATGTCGCTCGCCTCGTCCTCGgattcatcatcctcctcgtcctcggtCTTGGCAGGAACAGGAGCAGGCTTCTTGCCTAATCGTTCAGCAGAAGCGGCAGCGGCTTCTCTGTCTCGATGCTTTTTGGATTGAACGTGAGTCCTGAATGCGTTTTCAGATGAGAATTGCTTGCTAATATCGCATGTCAGTATTTCGTCGTCTCCTGccaactttttttttttttttttttttttttttttttttttttcctttttgagGGTAAACTCACTTGCAAGCGGCACATGCCAAACTTCTAGGGTCTGTCCTAACAGCAttttgttctcttctttccaagaCTTTTTCGTTGAAAGAAGCGGCAGCTACTGGAGGAAGGTTTGCAACCCTACGCTTCATGTTGTAGCGGTGCCAATCTGTCAAGAAGTGGGCACGCTGCTCGTCGGCAGACTCGAACGCCACACGGCATGAGATACAGGTGAACATGCTGGGGAATTTTTGTATAGATGATatagatgaagaatgaagatgttaCGCCGATCCAAATGTCTGATGAATAATGGGTGGCGGAGAAAATTAAttataaaaaaaaattaaggtggaggttgggTTTTTTTTGAAGATTTGTTTTGACGCAACGAATTCACCACCACTCATCGTCTCTATCCAAATTCCGGCCAGCACAATGTCAGCGATAACTCCTTCATGGGCACTTGAGACGACAGCGGATGGGGAGATAAAGGAGAAGACATCAGGCCCAGGTGGTCAATGGCGCGCTCTCAGTACGTACATCCGTACATTCTcctgctcaagctcatATCCGCACAGACGTCGGACCCCACCTCGTCCGCTCCTTGTTGATGCGCAAGTTCAAGTCTCCAACACCTATCCAAAGAGCAGCTATCCCCCCTGCTCTCTCTACCCCACCGAGAGATATCCTTGGTATGGCCAGGACCGGTTCCGGTAAAACTTTGGCGTACCttatccctcttcttcaaagaacTGGATCGACACACCATGGACAGGGTCCTAGAGCTTTGATTCTCTGTCCGAGTCGAGAGTTGGCGGTGCAAATCTATTCTGTTGGGAAAGACCTTGCCAGAGGGATGAATAAGGGCaatggaaagggaaagaacaaggatgaaggcgaggaagatgaggaaggcaagggaaaagagggatTGAGATGGGCTGTCATTATTGGCGGTGAAGGAATGGACGCTCAGTTTGAAAAGATGTCTTCCAATCCTGATATGTGAGTAATTTCATGTCCTTCCCTACAAAAAGCTTGCTAATGCAAACAGTGTAATTGCTACACCTGGTCGATTCCTCCATCTTATCGTTGAAATGCACATGGACCTtcgacatcttcaaacGGTCATTTACGATGAAGCTGATCGACTTTTCGAAATGGGTTTCGATGTCCAGCTCAGAGAAATCCTTCATCGTCTCCCCTCGACCCGTCAAAACTTGTTGTTCTCTGCTACTCTCCCCTCATCCGTGGCCGAATTCGCCAAGGCCGGTCTCGTGAACCCTCTCCTTGTCCGCCTCGATGCCGAACAGAAACTTTCGCCCGACCTTTCCCTCAAATTCCTCTCTGTCAAACctggagaaaaggaggcgTCCTTACTTGTTCTTTTGAGAGAAATTATTGGCAAACCCaatcaacctcaacctGCCGACCCCTCCTCTGCCCCTCAGGCTATTGTCTTTGTAGCGACTAAGCACCACGTCGACTATGTCGCAGAGCTTTTAAGTACGACCGGGTACCGCACCTCTCTCATTTACAGTTCCCTCGACCAAGTTGCGCGTCAACAGCAACTTGCCGGTTTCCGTAATCACCAAACCGATATTCTTGTCGTCACAGACGTAGCTGCCCGTGGTCTTGATATCCCCGTCATGGACCACGTCATCAACTATGATTTCCCTGCTGGCCCTCGTATCTTTGTTCACCGTGTCGGTCGTACGGCACGAGCCGGTCGAAAAGGTACTGCCTACTCCCTCATTGTCAAGGAAGATTTCCCTTACCTCTGCGACCTCCACACTTTCCTCGGCACGGAGCGAATGGGAGAGCCCGTAGAAGCCCTTCGTTCCCTTCCTATTGAGCAGCTCAGCGAGAATATCGAGTACGTTTTCCACAACCTTGACGAAACCGCGCCGCACCTCACTTCTTTGCGCAACGTCATGCGCAAAGGTCAAGGCATGTTTGAACGTTCCCGTACTAAAGCCAACCCCACGTCTTATCGTCAGGCGAAAGCTCTCGCTTCCGCTCTCAGTAACAATCCTCCCCGAATTGACGACATGTTTGAAGATgcgatggaggatgaggtgaatgaagaaaaagctAGATTGCTAGCTAAAGTGGCAGCGTTCACGCCGTCTGAGACTGTATTCGAAGTCGGGAAACGCGAGAGTGAGAGCGCCGTTatcatgaagaagaggagaaagacaGTGGACGAGAGGCAGAAACGAGTCTCAAAGGCTGAAGCCGAGAAGAGTACCGCAAGCGGTATGGAGAAAGCCCCTGCCAAAGAGCTTCCCGCCCCTCAGCTTCCTACCAAAATTTTCAAAGACCCTTCCTTCTATCTCGACCATACGCAACGCGGAGCTGACGCTGAAAAGGGTTACTCTCTCAAATCTGGCGTTGAGTCTCTCTCTGGCGCGATCACTGATATGACCGCCGATGAAGGTACAGGACCGAAAGCCCAAAAGGCCAGTCAACTCAGCTGGGACAGGAAGAAACACAAgttcatcaagaagaacggTAGTGctgatggagaaaagatgattaGGAGTGAAAGTGGTGCATTGTTACCTGCTAGTTATAGTAGTGGCAAGTATCAGGAATGGAagtcgaagaggaagcataTGTCCGATGGGCCGGTGGAGGCCTTAGGAGGTGGTAGGAGGGGAAGGCATGGACCACCAgggcaaaaaagaaaagcagaagatagagatggagaagaggatgcaggtggagagggtgggaagaatCAAGGAAATGTCAAGGGTAAGGGCAAGGACGATTTCAAGCAAAAGACTCCTGGGAAGCctggcaagaagggaacCAAGCAGTCATCTGGACTCAAGTCTGCCATGGATATCAGGAAACAGAGGGAGATTGCCCAAAAGGTTCGTTGTACTGTGACTTCTGATGTCTCAAGCTTTGCTAATTGGGCATTGTACCacagagaaaagagaagaacgCTCGAAAGCCCCACAAGTTCAGAAAGTAATCTCTCATCCGTATATCTCAGTAGAACCGGTACTCAATTGTGGACTCATGTATACATTATTCGTTTGGGTATCAGAAGAATAGAGGACTTGTAAAATTTCCTATCGTACCAAAATAACAGCCGCAAAAACGATGTTAACCAGTCACACACATTAACAGGTCCagctatatatatacattcATCATTTCATCAAGGAATCAACCTTAGATCATTGCTTAGAACAACGTCACGCTACATACTCATTAGCAAGCCAGCCATTGTAAAGTGACTAGACAACTCACAAATTGCTGGGGAAATCGGTCCTTCCAGGCGTCCTTCTCGCTTCATCCAGCAACTCTCCAGACcaccatccatcctctgGGGTACTAGTGACGGCAATGATATCACCTGCTTGGAAATCAAACTCGGCAGCAGTCTGCGCACTATAGTCATAAAGTGCTTTGACATCTAGATCATTCATCAGTGCAACTCATGATCAGATCAGCAGTACTCACAGAACATGACAGGCAGTCCGGAAGTCGACCACTGCCCTGTTGGGACCATATTGGGCGGAGGCTGGTTCGGTTGCGGACTAGGCGTCCTCTGTTGTTGGTGTTGCGGCTGCTGTTGCATATATCCTTGTGGTTGTTGCGAGCTAGCTTGGTATTCATATCCTTGCCCCGCTGCCGGGGAAGGGCTCACTGAACGGCCATACTGATATGATTGCTGAGATGGTTGCATAGGGGATTGCTGAGGCTGAGGAGATGGGCCGCGTCCACCATAGGTATTACTTTGCCCGTATACAGAAGGAGGGCGCTCAGAGTAGTTGGGTTGAGGCGCCTGGTTTTGCCGTTGGTATGGCGAAGGTTGTTGCTGAGCAGGAGAAGCGTATTGATTGTATGCAGGCTGGGGGGTTTGATTATAAGCCTGTGGAGCCTGGGATTGCGGCTGAAGAGTATAAGCctgctgagaagaaggctgttgttgctgccCGAAGCCCGACGCTGGTCTATTGCCTGAAATTGCAGGCGGACACATAGCAGAAGAAGTAGCTGCTGGCGATCGCGGAGGCTGTCCGTATGCTGATCCGTAGCTGGCGtgtgcagcagcaggagtAGGAGAAGGACCAGATGCAGAAACGCCATACTGTGAAGTTCGTTGTCCAGGATAGCTGCCCATCTGGGGAGCTGGTGCTTGTGTCGGCTGTGTGGTGGATTGCTGAGCTTGAGTTTGAGcctgttgctgctgataTTGCCTTCTGTACTGCTCCGCCATAGTGTCCTGCGCCACTCCACCCTTGGCATCCAAAGAGATACCCAAGTTTTGAGGCCCCAATGTATTAGAAGTCAGGACCGGGCTAGGATCGGGTGAAAGGAAGGCAGGCGGTTGCGGGCTCGGGCTCCGTGCGGCATTGCCAGCTCCTATACCAACGAATCCTTGCCTAGGCAGAACACcgggggaagaaggtgctTGTTggtgctgttgctgctcaATATATGAGTTTCTAGAAGCATTGGACACGATGGAGCCAGCACGAGACCTTGATCTCGTTTCACGTTCACCAGGGAAGGCTTGATGGTATTGGGAAAGAACTTCATCTGCAATATGGGTTGCCGGTTGTTTGGGAGCTTGCATCATCGCTGGTGAAGGTGCTCGAGGAGAGGCAGGGCGGAAAGAAGGCGT includes:
- a CDS encoding ATP-dependent RNA helicase DBP10, coding for MSAITPSWALETTADGEIKEKTSGPGGQWRALNVGPHLVRSLLMRKFKSPTPIQRAAIPPALSTPPRDILGMARTGSGKTLAYLIPLLQRTGSTHHGQGPRALILCPSRELAVQIYSVGKDLARGMNKGNGKGKNKDEGEEDEEGKGKEGLRWAVIIGGEGMDAQFEKMSSNPDIVIATPGRFLHLIVEMHMDLRHLQTVIYDEADRLFEMGFDVQLREILHRLPSTRQNLLFSATLPSSVAEFAKAGLVNPLLVRLDAEQKLSPDLSLKFLSVKPGEKEASLLVLLREIIGKPNQPQPADPSSAPQAIVFVATKHHVDYVAELLSTTGYRTSLIYSSLDQVARQQQLAGFRNHQTDILVVTDVAARGLDIPVMDHVINYDFPAGPRIFVHRVGRTARAGRKGTAYSLIVKEDFPYLCDLHTFLGTERMGEPVEALRSLPIEQLSENIEYVFHNLDETAPHLTSLRNVMRKGQGMFERSRTKANPTSYRQAKALASALSNNPPRIDDMFEDAMEDEVNEEKARLLAKVAAFTPSETVFEVGKRESESAVIMKKRRKTVDERQKRVSKAEAEKSTASGMEKAPAKELPAPQLPTKIFKDPSFYLDHTQRGADAEKGYSLKSGVESLSGAITDMTADEGTGPKAQKASQLSWDRKKHKFIKKNGSADGEKMIRSESGALLPASYSSGKYQEWKSKRKHMSDGPVEALGGGRRGRHGPPGQKRKAEDRDGEEDAGGEGGKNQGNVKGKGKDDFKQKTPGKPGKKGTKQSSGLKSAMDIRKQREIAQKRKEKNARKPHKFRK